The following coding sequences lie in one bacterium genomic window:
- a CDS encoding sulfocyanin-like copper-binding protein, with product MRMPRGYWTTLIVLAVGVTIPVIGPGAVPGPFQAAGAPALAAAAHTVELTVVAGQKNVELGFNGYHKGGMTVTVPAGWQVVVHFENVGMAPHSLVVLPAGTGQVAAPSTTPVFAGAATKDPAAGLSKGGKQTFTFEASKSGTYDVVCAVPGHAMAGQWFTLVVSSTAEAPSVTPAGAMMMATK from the coding sequence ATGAGGATGCCTCGGGGATACTGGACGACGCTTATCGTGCTGGCGGTGGGGGTGACGATCCCGGTCATTGGCCCCGGAGCCGTGCCGGGCCCGTTCCAGGCGGCCGGGGCGCCGGCTCTGGCCGCGGCAGCGCACACGGTTGAGTTGACGGTTGTCGCCGGTCAGAAGAACGTGGAACTCGGCTTCAACGGATACCATAAGGGCGGCATGACGGTGACGGTCCCCGCCGGCTGGCAAGTCGTCGTGCACTTCGAGAACGTGGGCATGGCCCCCCATAGTCTGGTCGTGCTGCCGGCCGGTACGGGTCAGGTGGCGGCGCCGTCGACGACCCCCGTGTTCGCCGGTGCGGCGACCAAGGATCCCGCGGCGGGGCTCTCCAAGGGCGGTAAGCAGACGTTCACGTTCGAGGCGAGCAAGTCCGGGACGTACGACGTTGTCTGTGCCGTACCGGGACACGCGATGGCCGGCCAGTGGTTCACGTTGGTGGTCTCTTCCACGGCCGAGGCGCCCAGCGTCACGCCCGCGGGCGCAATGATGATGGCAACAAAGTAG